A window of Coregonus clupeaformis isolate EN_2021a chromosome 28, ASM2061545v1, whole genome shotgun sequence contains these coding sequences:
- the trim35-28 gene encoding tripartite motif containing 35-28 has translation MAECAWNEEMSEGPFFLQEDLTCPVCKDLYREPVLLSCSHSFCKECLEQCWKVPGQKCPVCRKSCDGEQPISNRALMAATESFQKEKGWRGRNAISNVSLCNLHRLELQLYCVKDEEPVCVDCVPLHRTHELLPLNMGAPFCKEELTIKVNILEEKVESFKRMKKKCSNTVDFIKSQAEQAEKQIKAEFERLHQVLCVEEAARLKALADEEEDKRSSMEDRINSLTHDIAALTKLVQTVKREMGTEDLTFLKNFPALKKKAQWPREDPQNPSDALLNMAKHVGSLGYSIWKSMQAHVTCIPVVMDPNTASPWLSLSPDLASVRDSPERQSLPDNPERFDPCVFVLGAEGFRSGKHRWEVHVGDNPKWILGVCKESVARKRKFTVSTDRGVWTIGLSKGVYNALTGKRTVLAVERRPERIRVKLNMDKGEVSFWDAGNGGKHLCTFTHEFTERVFPIFGPGLHSTPMEVNPAKVTIHTA, from the exons ATGGCTGAATGTGCTTGGAATGAGGAAATGTCAGAGGGTCCATTCTTCCTTCAGGAGGACCTGACCTGTCCGGTGTGTAAAGATCTTTACCGGGAGCCCGTGCTTCTTTCCTGCAGCCACAGCTTCTGCAAGGAGTGCTTGGAGCAATGCTGGAAGGTGCCGGGGCAGAAGTGTCCCGTGTGCAGGAAGAGCTGCGACGGCGAGCAACCAATCTCCAACCGGGCGCTGATGGCCGCCACCGAGTCCTTTCAGAAAGAGAAGGGCTGGCGGGGACGGAACGCAATCAGTAACGTGTCTCTTTGTAACCTGCACCGTTTGGAGCTTCAACTTTACTGCGTAAAGGACGAGGAGCCGGTGTGCGTCGACTGTGTCCCTCTACATCGGACTCACGAGCTGCTGCCACTCAACATGGGGGCGCCGTTTTGTAAG GAAGAACTGACCATTAAAGTCAACATATTGGAGGAGAAAGTGGAGTCCTTCAAGAGAATGAAAAAGAAATGCTCTAACACAGTCGATTTCATAAAG AGCCAGGCCGAACAGGCAGAGAAGCAGATCAAGGCAGAGTTTGAGAGGCTCCATCAGGTGCTGTGTGTAGAGGAGGCTGCCAGGCTGAAGGCCCTGGCagacgaggaggaggacaagAGATCCAGTATGGAGGACAGGATCAACTCCTTGACCCATGACATCGCTGCCCTCACTAAGCTGGTTCAAACAGTGAAGAGGGAGATGGGGACAGAGGATTTAACCTTCTTGAAG AACTTCCCAGCCTTAAAGAAAAA AGCCCAGTGGCCTCGTGAAGACCCCCAGAATCCTTCAGATGCTCTCCTGAACATGGCCAAGCACGTGGGCTCTCTGGGCTACAGCATTTGGAAGAGCATGCAGGCTCACGTCACATGCA tcccagTGGTGATGGACCCTAACACGGCCTCTCCCTGGCTCTCCCTGTCCCCAGACCTGGCCAGCGTACGGGACAGCCCAGAGCGGCAGTCCCTCCCGGACAACCCCGAGCGCTTCGACCCCTGTGTCTTCGTCCTTGGAGCTGAGGGCTTCCGCTCCGGCAAGCACCGCTGGGAGGTCCATGTCGGAGACAACCCAAAGTGGATCCTGGGAGTCTGTAAGGAGTCTGTGGCTCGCAAGAGGAAGTTCACCGTGTCCACAGACAGGGGCGTGTGGACCATCGGGCTGAGCAAAGGGGTGTACAACGCCCTGACGGGCAAACGCACAGTGCTGGCCGTGGAGAGGCGGCCGGAGAGGATCCGGGTCAAGCTAAACATGGATAAGGGGGAGGTGTCATTTTGGGACGCAGGCAACGGTGGGAAGCACCTGTGCACCTTCACACACGAGTTTACAGAGAGAGTGTTCCCCATATTTGGTCCTGGGCTCCACAGCACCCCGATGGAGGTTAACCCGGCCAAGGTGACCATTCATACTGCCTGA